Within the Streptomyces sp. NBC_00440 genome, the region GTGAACCGGTGGGTGGGGGAGTGGAGGCGATGGTTCGTCACCAAGGTGACTGATGACCAACATCTAACGTGGTGATGCTTGAATCGATCTTTGGTGTTAGTAAGGTGTCTTCATGACTTCGCCCTCCCCGAACGACCGCGAGAAGGTCGTCTCGAAACTCCCAGGCGGGCTGCAGCAGGATCTGAAGATCCGCACTGCGCAGCACCGCGTCGACATTCAGCACGCTGTTGAGGCGGGCATCGCAGCCTGGCAGGGACTGGGTTCGAACCTGGCCCCTGTTGATACGGCTGGAGCCAGGTCGTTCTCCACCTGGCTCCCCGAGGGGCAGTGGGAGAAGTTCCGCGCTCACTGCGCAGCCCGCGGAGTGTCACTCATTCAGGGGCTGTCCCAGTCTGTGGCGCTGTGGCTGGAGAGGAATCCCGCTCCGACGGTTCAGCGGCCAGTGATCCCGCGCCGAATCATCGTCTGCAACCAGAAAGGCGGAGTAGGCAAGACGGCCATCACAGCAGGGACCGGGGAGGCTCTTGCGGAGGACCCCAACCAGCTGTATCCGGTCCGGATCTCGAAGCATTTCGCGGCCGTCCTCGCAGGTGCTGATGGGACCGCCCCCGACAGTGCGGAGGCCGACTCGGCTCTGAACTATGAGGACCTGCCCGGGCTCGGGCTGCGGGTTCTTCTCGTCGACTTCGATCCGCAGGGTCACCTCACCAAGCAGCTCGGCCAGCAGCCGCTGCCGATCGAGGATGACAGTCTGACCAAGTACATGGCAGGGGAGGGCAAGGGCGACATCCGCGACCTCATCGTCGCGATTGAGGAGGAACGCTTCGGCGACCGCCTGCACCTCCTGCCCGCCTGCACGGACGCGTTTCTCCTGGACGTGAAGCTCTCCGGTGTCCGTGCCCGCGAAGCTGCC harbors:
- a CDS encoding ParA family protein; the protein is MTSPSPNDREKVVSKLPGGLQQDLKIRTAQHRVDIQHAVEAGIAAWQGLGSNLAPVDTAGARSFSTWLPEGQWEKFRAHCAARGVSLIQGLSQSVALWLERNPAPTVQRPVIPRRIIVCNQKGGVGKTAITAGTGEALAEDPNQLYPVRISKHFAAVLAGADGTAPDSAEADSALNYEDLPGLGLRVLLVDFDPQGHLTKQLGQQPLPIEDDSLTKYMAGEGKGDIRDLIVAIEEERFGDRLHLLPACTDAFLLDVKLSGVRAREAALERAMAVVEADYDVLIVDCPPSLGLSMDAAVYYGRRRPEEATGNSGALVVVQAEDSSADAYDLLTTQIEDLRDDMQLELDYLGIVVNHYDARRGYIATSSLENWMDIKDPRVVGVIADLKEQKEAVRVKRPLLAYAPRCDQSVGMRALAREIS